GCAGGCTGATTTCTGCCAGAATGTTCTCCTCTCGGGAATGGAgagaataaaaatgtttttttctctctctctgaaaaattattcatttggttACTTCTTTTATGTAGTATCAATGGCAATAGTAATGTAGTGTATTGTCTGTAGGCCACTTCATCGGTGCATGTCTGTTTCCCTCTGCCTGGAATATGATATGCTCTGATTTTTAACATCACCTCCTTTTAAATTGATTTTGTATGTTGAACTTTAAACTGTTACAGCAGGGATGTGTAATAATCACATGACTAGTCTACAGCCAAGGGAACAATAcattgcatcatcatcatcatcattgatACAGCAAGTAAGGCTaacgtttaaataaaataatacttttttttgtccTGATACTTGTGCAGAATTTGGTGTGCAAAACAGTGAGTCACCATTAACTACATTAAGCATAAGTGATTCTACTATTATGGTTGTAAGATATACATATCCCTATAATAAGCCCTAATAGTTTAGTGCAACGTCGGCCTTTCCTCATATCAATTCCTCGAACACTCCTCCCGTGGTTCCCTCGGTTGTCATCTTTCTGATCGATCTGATATCGCATAACGATAACATGGTGGAGCACAGAATGAGattacacatttacacaaagtCATTTTGTTTCACTGTGGGTCATTTTGAATCTGCTCAACTAACTCTCCATGCATGCGCCATTGTATCAGCTATATTATTAATAGCTCTTTTGTATGTACAAGCTGGCGGTGACGCTGGTCATTAATGTAACTGATATAGATAATATGAGGCTAATGTGGCtgtttattctgtgtgtgtgtgtgtagttttaaAATGACCTTACACAAGCTACAGAGTTGCATGTTGGTAATAAATGTTGTGTTACCTCACACCATCACATTGCCATATATATGAGACAAGTCAGTGGATAAATATACTGAATGATGTGGCTAGCTCACTCTGACTGATTCAGATGACTGGCAGTCCCTTCCACAGTTACAGTTACAGTAAACTCAGTGCGTCATTGGTACTGTACATTTGGCCACTTCATAAATGATAAGAGGTGCCACCATCACTAAGatcaaacacgcacgcacacacaaacaaagtaaACTCAAGTGTGCCTCTGCCCCTGTTTGGAGTAGGAGAAGTCGTTCCCATTGAGGACAGCCGAGGTGGAACGTCATGTACTCTGGGATGGGattattttgttcacatttTGAAACGCAGACTGATCTATAACTCTCTCCAAAAAGGGTAGGTGGTAAGTGGCTGAGGTCATCACACAGCAGGTGATAAACAAACACCTCTGGATacaaatgcaacacacacacacacacacacacacacacactttcgcTGTTCTCTTGCTAGCATCCTTATCTCATCTCTCAGATCCAAACACACAGTTCCTCCCATTAGAACTACGACTACTTAAAACCTTTCTGTGAGCATGTGGACCTCCACAACATGTTTTACAAGTTTGGGAATATGATCTGTTTGACCTCCAAAATACATATTCGGTGTCCGATTGAGCATCTCAGCTCTTTTAACGATAACAAAGCAGATTTTTGTCTTGTAAATGCCTTTCATGGGGACTCACTAGAAAACAGCATGGGGCGTGTCTAGACACTGTTTTGAAGCTTGTGGGAGGGGTCTGCCGGTGGGGACCTCATTTTTGGTCTGTGTGCACTCAGGTAAAAGTCCCCACTGGGATTGAAGTAAaagaacacacatgcatatgcacacaaacaagcacagaCATTCAGGAGGGATGATAGCGTGAGTGAGATGGCGGGATTCTATATCAGTGGTGGGACGGGTATATATTCCTGGCGGGTGCTGATAAGCCAACTGATGCCTTGCCTTATTTAGTCAGTACTCACTGCTGACACGCTAGCAGAGTAGCACACGCCGCACGTATGTGTTTGtcttgtgcatgtgtgaggtGTTCCTGCTGTGTGGCGAGAGGTGAGTTCTGATTGAATGAATGCAtatagtctgtgtgtgtaagtgtttgtaagtgtgggtgtgtgtgtgtgagagagagaaagagagagagacagaagagagagagcgagagagagagagaaaaaaggagtaCGTGGATACACATGTGTAATGTTTTACTACTAAATAAAATGGCAATTGCAATATAATGTATAAGAAGTATAACATGTCTTTCTCTCCTGGACACCTGTCATCCTCCAATAGGTTAGTTATTATTAAAGTTATACTTTGGATCGCCATCAAAATCTATCCAATTTCCCAACCAACGAAATCTATTTGCATGTGTGACTAAAGGACACGCAAAACAAAGCCAAAAACAGCCTCACTCGCCGAGGTGATGGTGGTCAACACTAAACAGTCCTAAATATCATTAGTCTCATCTTTTTGCTGATTgcagtgaagaaaaaaataagcaCCATATAAATATCTTTCCTATTCCAATGGAGGTGCATATTTGGTGTTGGTTAATCTTTCACTAGGGTGTGCGGAGCAAACAGTACTATCAAATGGACACACACCCATTGCCTCCATGCCCGGACTGGCTtacactttgtttgttttggcttttcatttattattctgAGCATTGGAAAGGCAGAGTGCTTTATCAACTTACACCACGAAAAAGaagcagagaaaagatgaaaGAAGCCGTGTAGAAATGTAAACCAATATGCAACTCTGTAGCTTTGGTAAGGtcattttaacacacacacacacacacacacacacacacttcattcgAATACGTCTGCTCTTATGAGATAGCAGAGTGAGTTTAGGTGGAACAAAGGCCATTACAGTAGATTACACAGAGTATAGACTGAcacaccactgagccaccagGATACCTAAACTGCTGATCTGTAACAAAAAGGCTTTGTGGGAGAAGCATCATGACACGGTAAACTCTTCAATGGCACTTATCTCAGTTCACAGacctctgaaacacacacacacacacacacacacacacgacagttATAAGGATGACTACAGTGAATGGGGGTCACAGACACAGAACTCCACTCAACCTAAGCGCACTAGCTCTCGATTGATTGGCTGATCAAGAGCATGACGTCATTAGCTCCAACCCAGAGGCTGATGGGATAGCTCCTCTGGACAGCAATGCACAGGATAGCGATGGGTTTGTGTCCTCTGTaccttttttctatttattctgCTCTTTTTATTTCGGTGCACTCCATATCTCATTCATACAAGTGCATCTTTTTGCCGTGCACTGTATAATGAGACTTGCATAACCTGCTTGCATACAACTGTCGCAGTCCGTCATTCTCGCTGTTCATGACACAAATACAGGAGAACGGAGGAGCCTGCTGTGAGCGCTCCAGCAGCACACGATGGAGAGCGGCACATACCAGGCAGTAATTTGATCACTTACTACAGTACAGGGGACCTTGTTTGCTGCCATAAACACTTTGTATCAGCCTGAATGTTGTGACTGCTGTTGCCTTAACGTAATGCATCAGGTTATGTGCTTCCTTCTGCTGTACGTTGACACTCCAATCCACAGGCAAATCGGAGATCACATGGCTTTTTATTTCAACATATTATACATGTTGCTCTTTTTTCCCAGTGGGTTCATCACAACCTCGCTGGCCTTTGctgatacagacacacactcatactatCATGGGTGTTATCTGTGGAACAAAAAGCATGCAGTCCTCTTTATATTAAGCATGTTAAATACACCTTATGTAATCTGTAATATTATATTCTTGAAATCTGCAGAATAAAGCATTTTCTCTCTCCACCCACTGAAGAGGAATTATTGGATTTTAAAGAATATCTGAATATTAAATTAAAGCCTGCTATTCATCTGCTACCATTGAGGCCTGAGCTAATATTGTTATTCATTGTCTCTATCTTGTTATTTGCTGAGCTAAAATAAATATTGAGAATTCTTCAGTGTTGAGTGTTGAAATAATGAAAGCCATTACAAATGACGAGAGCACAAAGTACTGATTTACTTGTGCTGTAAAATGTGGTCCTAATATTCATGGAGCACAGTGGGGAATCCTAAATACTTCAGATGAATTCTTATTGTCGTTCCTCCCAGGAGGTCCCTCGTCCTGAGAAACATGTCAACATCTACTCGATGGATTTCTGTAAATTTCTGCGCAGATGTTCATGGTTACCGGTCAACGTTACTGAATCACAGTAACGTTGACGATTCCCTGATGTTTCCTGTAGTGCCAACATGAGGCGGACGTTTTAGGTTTTTCGTGACATTTAGTGAAACAACAATTGGTTGAATTGTCATAAAGTTTTGTACACGTTCATGTTGAAGTTCGGGGAGGTTTGTGAAGCCGTGCCTAGCAGGATTCAAATAATTAACGGATTCAAGTTAAATTACAGCTTATTATGTTTCTgttcattatgtgtgtgtgagtacgaGTGTTCATTTCCTTTGTGCCGAGTGTGTCAGAAATACAATAAACATGTGTTTTGCTTTGTTGGTATTATACATGCTTGCATGCAATTCCTGTGcacctctggagagaaagagaaggaaaaaatcATAATATGTGGTATTCCATAGAGACATTTTCACAGCTTGTACACATCCTCacagtcttcagtctcatgatTCCTTGAttctattcaaccagaggaTGCCAAAGTGATGCTGCGTATGCTGAACTGTGTCCCTGTAGGAGGGAAGCTTTAGAGGAAAAGGTCACTTCTCATCCACCTGTTCAAGAGCAGACGCCACATCAGAGCAATACTTGGCCGGAGGAGCAGGTATCGTTATTGGGCACACGAGACGCACTTGGCACGGGCACAGGTCGGGTGATACTgttcacacacatctctctcacCCACATTcacagaccaacacacacacactcaagacgCCCGACCCCTCTCCCTGGGAATGAAAGAAATGGGCAGAGAATAATAACAACATGACACCTGCTACACTGACTGTTGATGATGTATAAAGAAGCCGTTGTCATTGGACTACGCGACTCTGCCTTCTCTCCTACTAGGGGACATTGGTCAGGCCACCGCTCTGACTCCTCGGCGGTGACAATAAACACCTGAGGATGTTGGCCCTGTGTGTTTCGTGTTGACACACTATACACCCACATGCACATACAGAAGCAGgaatgaaaacaaacacagtACCTGGAAGCTGCTATTTCCACTTTACTCCTGGCGATGGCTGCAGCCCTCTGTGCCGCCTCCACAGCCCGGTCCATCTTCTCTTTGGTTTTGGGGTTCTTAAGAGGAATCAACTGCTTCCTTATTCCACGCACCAGCACGTTATTTTTGTACTTCCCTTCTTCTTTGGTGCCATCTGGGAAAACTGTGCACCCGTAACCATGGCGCTTGTTGTTAAGCCACTCTCCCTCGTACTTCATCCCATTGGATCTCTCTGAAACACCAAATCCATTGCGCTTGTCGTTCTTCCATTCACCCATGTAGGTCTCAGTGGTGGTGGCATCCACATGGTCCTCGAGTGGTAGGTCCTCATCTGGCAGCTCGCCATCGCCGATGGATATGGTAGAGTTGGCATCACTGGAGCTGATGCGGCTCATGGCTGCATCGCTGCGCGCCGAGCTGGGCTTGCTGGAGATAGAGGTCCGAGAGTCAGACTTGCGCAGCTGCCGAAGGCTGCCAAAGAGTGAGCCTCGGCGGAACAGGCCCTTCTTCTTACCGGTGACAACCTCGCTGTCTGAGTGGAAGTTAAGGACGAAGCCGCCACGACTGCCTGTCGGCATGTCTGCGGGGGAGGAGAGGTCCTGGAGCACTGCGCCGTTGCTCTGCTCAGAGCGCAGGGAGGCCAGAGACGTGCGGAGAGGAGAGCGGATGACTGTGGCCATGCCGTAGGGAACACTCTGACGCACTCCATAGCCGTGTCGCATCCCACCCATCCACTGGCCTTGATAGGTACCTGAAGAATCAATAGAGGTCAGACTCACTGAATCAGACTCGTTACAACTACTGCATACATCAGATCCTAGTGGGTCCCAACTGTTTTACCATATGAGCCCTTTAAATGAAGCATTGGCTGCTTGTGACATCTACTCACATGgtgaacatgttaatgagttgcGATTAGTTCCACCAAAGAGTGAATTTTCCTTCTCAAATTGTTTAATGTTAATATTTTTAGGGTCAAACTCTCCAGTTTTCACAAGATATTAgcaaagatgagagagagatcagAAGGAAATACACCTAAATCATCTTATGATTATGACCCCTCGTTTTGAGCCACTGCTGAATAGGATGAAGAAATGCAATACGGTATTGAACTGTACTTTAATACTTCCACATGATATGTAAAAATGGTATTGATTGGTTTTACAGTCCCTAATTTGAAATCCGGTATTTACCAGgtaaatattttgtttgtttaaattagGACTCATTCTCTGAGAAGCTCTCTCTCTATGCATTAAATCcaaaaagagactcacaatgactGCAATGCTGCTTgtgtgcgttaattgcgtttgCTTGCGACTTACCGGACCCACTTCCGAAAAGGGTCCCTCTTTTATCTAAATCAAGTGAAATAGTGTCCAAGCTTAGAAAAGGTGTGTCTATAAACTACCAATAatttaaagtacatttactGTCACAGTGAGTTTCGCTCTATATTTGTACTCGTGGGGACTGTAACAAAAATTTTGATCTGTTTCCTCTGCATTTTGCTGACCAGATATTCTCTACATCTGCACTAAGAAACAGCATTGCATGTGGGAGCACAGAGGCGCCTTGCTGTAGGGGTGCAGAGTATGTCAGctaatgaaatgttttctcccCTTCCCCTCAGATCTGGGACTGTGAGCATAACTAATTCAATCACAGAGATTTGATTAAGGCACTGATACTGAGGATCACTTGGGATGAATGCGAATCACTCAGCTAGGAGCCTATTTTCAGGCGGCCAATAACTCCCCACTGACAGTAGACACATTCACCACCATCCGTTTGTCTCTGACGACAGGGAGTTGCTATGAGTCACATAATGAGAGGAATACTTCATTAATCCCatttggtgctgctgagccCAATGAGCATGTGATGTCCTACTGTAGCTTCTTCAGAGCATCATATTGCAAAACTGATCCTAATAATAAGAAAGGCTTTTTAAGCCAGCCATCGAATCTCATTGACCAATACAATTAGATAAGCCATAATGGTCAGATTCTAACAGAAAATTATAGACTAGACCGAAAGGAATTTAGATGGATAAACAGTGTGAGATTAACAGGCTGGCTCTGCTCTGCAGCTCAAATCGGTGACCCTGCAGATGAAGTTATCAGGATGTTGCCGGGTCAGACGGCCAGATGTTCTGTAGATCCTCTAGGATCAGCAGATTTCCCGAGCCCAGCCCTCAGCAACCATCAATTGTGAGACATTTATTGGACACCATAAGGCCTTGGTGAATATGATGCTCATAAATCATCCAACGTCTTGTTTTAAAACCAGAAAGGACGGTCTGTAATAGACCTTCTGCATTGCTTACAAGCGTTTGTGTTTGTGGGCCTGTCAGGATGTCTCCGGACagcctgtgaacacaccactgATTAGGCAGATCAAAGCTCTGAGAAGGGGCTTGCACTGACCTCTCACATTCAGTTAAAGTCTAAGAGAGTGTCCTGGGTATGACTTGGCTCAATGCATTCGTGTATTTTCAATTTATGAATTGAATTAGACAGATTATACAATGTGTAAAAACatgtaatttaatatatttcaaaCAAGTGTCACTGTCTTGCAGACTGGATAACTGCATTACAAGTAGCACCTTTTGAAAAAGGCATTCATGCAATTTCGATACACCTGAAGAAGAGGTGTGTTATTGCAGTTGAATGTGAAAATGATGCAGAAGTAGGTGATAGTCTGGCTATAATTGGCTAGAAACAGAATGCTTTGCTCTGATTTCTAAACTCCTTCTAGCCAGGGCATGGTGCCACTGAGCTGGCAGCAGGAGTCACTTTCCTCCCACAGTCATATGAGGAGCAACCAGTTGCCAAATAAGATGTGCATTGGAATAATAAGAGAGGAACTATTAACCTAAACTGTATCCAGCAAGTTAGCATTCAGGCGTGATAAGTCATTgttttttcgtgtgtgtgtgtgtgtgtgtgtgtgtgtgtgtgtgtgtgtgtgtgtgtgtgtgtgtgtgtgtgtgtgtgtgtaggggggtaCATTATATGCGCTGACGACGGTGCGCAGTGCGCAATATCAACTTCAACTCGGATCATATCAGATGGATATTTATGCACTGATGTGTTTCCAAAAGCCTCCCTCAGTTTGAGTGTGATCatccataacacacacacacacacacacacacacacgcgcagatgcacaccaaaacacacgaatacacacacacgctatagAGCGCATCATCAGTCGTTAAAGCGACACACACGTTGAACAAACATTGGGCCATGTCTACAGGGCAGGGTTTCTTACCGCCATCGCCATAGGTTTCGATCCCATATCCATCCTGCAGCCCGTTGCTCCAGGTACCGTCGTATCTCGCGGGTGTGTTGTGGCTTTGCCGGATCCCGTAACGACCCTTAAAACCGTGACTCCACTCTCCGCGGTACATCCACTTCCCTTTATTCTCCACACCGAGCCCGTGCCGCTTCCCCTGGGACCAGTAGCCCCTGTAGGTATTCCCGCTGGGCCAGGTGTACACTCCCACTATCTCAAAGCCGTGCGACCAGGACCCGGCGTACTCGCCCTGGCCCTTGGGTCCGGTGCAGATGCCGTGTCCGTGGGCTTTGCCATCCTCCCACCCCCCGCAGTAAGTGCCACCGTCGTCGAAATCAAACCTTCCGCCCGTCATTCAGATGTATGCTGGAAATAAAGCAGATCGTGCGCTGCTGCAGACTCAGGCGTCTCCAGGACCGTGGTCGGGGGATCCAGGACGGGTGGTGTGATGAAAGGATGAGCCAACGAGATGATAACTAGAGGAACATAAAATAGCAAGGTGAGGACAGGAGGCTGGTACTTCCAGAAACTGACATGCAAGATAAAAGGCATGCGTAACGGTAAGTGTACAGGTATGAATGGTGGGCGTCATTTACCGGAGGCGCACGCCGGATTCTCCGTTCTGTGTCGCTCgtctcccccctctcacccactgatcacagagggagcgagaggcGTCGGGTCCCTGCTGAGGAAAGACACCGGGCAAATTGCAACGTCACACCACAGggacctccctccctctctctctctctctctctctctctctctttcaccaaACCATATATTTGGAAGAAGTCATTTACACATATCTAAATTTCCACCCACGTAATTGGACCAAGTGTCTGTTATTATCATTAGTGAGGTTAGATTATAATTGTTTATCTTATTGCTCAGTTACACAACATAGTACTTTGACCTACTTTATGCGGCTTACTGTAACAATATAAGCTATATATGTACATGCAGGCTAAGTTATATAGAGAACAATTGTAATCATTCTTGTTTGATTGTATATATACTCTATACTCTATATGTTTTTAATACATAATGTATTACTGTCATAGTGTCTTATTAGTACTGATCAGAGCTTAGACACTTTGCagtaagtatatttatatatatatataaataaataaatatatatatatatatatatgtgtgtgtgtgtgtgtgtgtgtgtgtggtgtgtgtggtgtgtgtgtgggttggggggggggggggggggtattacctTACTTGACACGGGTGGACTTTAATGTTCACGTTCTGCGTTTGGCTGACCAAAAACAGCTCGTGGACACCAACAGAAGTTTAGACGTTCAATG
The Pseudoliparis swirei isolate HS2019 ecotype Mariana Trench chromosome 16, NWPU_hadal_v1, whole genome shotgun sequence DNA segment above includes these coding regions:
- the jph1a gene encoding junctophilin-1a isoform X2, producing the protein MTGGRFDFDDGGTYCGGWEDGKAHGHGICTGPKGQGEYAGSWSHGFEIVGVYTWPSGNTYRGYWSQGKRHGLGVENKGKWMYRGEWSHGFKGRYGIRQSHNTPARYDGTWSNGLQDGYGIETYGDGGTYQGQWMGGMRHGYGVRQSVPYGMATVIRSPLRTSLASLRSEQSNGAVLQDLSSPADMPTGSRGGFVLNFHSDSEVVTGKKKGLFRRGSLFGSLRQLRKSDSRTSISSKPSSARSDAAMSRISSSDANSTISIGDGELPDEDLPLEDHVDATTTETYMGEWKNDKRNGFGVSERSNGMKYEGEWLNNKRHGYGCTVFPDGTKEEGKYKNNVLVRGIRKQLIPLKNPKTKEKMDRAVEAAQRAAAIARSKVEIAASRTAHARTKSEAADQAAISAVHDSEIARAVARELSPNFYQPVCDSAALVLLGLWPRQKCQDFAGSPVSTLNCLNLR
- the jph1a gene encoding junctophilin-1a isoform X1; protein product: MTGGRFDFDDGGTYCGGWEDGKAHGHGICTGPKGQGEYAGSWSHGFEIVGVYTWPSGNTYRGYWSQGKRHGLGVENKGKWMYRGEWSHGFKGRYGIRQSHNTPARYDGTWSNGLQDGYGIETYGDGGTYQGQWMGGMRHGYGVRQSVPYGMATVIRSPLRTSLASLRSEQSNGAVLQDLSSPADMPTGSRGGFVLNFHSDSEVVTGKKKGLFRRGSLFGSLRQLRKSDSRTSISSKPSSARSDAAMSRISSSDANSTISIGDGELPDEDLPLEDHVDATTTETYMGEWKNDKRNGFGVSERSNGMKYEGEWLNNKRHGYGCTVFPDGTKEEGKYKNNVLVRGIRKQLIPLKNPKTKEKMDRAVEAAQRAAAIARSKVEIAASRTAHARTKSEAADQAAISAVHDSEIARAVARELSPNFYQPGPDYLKQPLKEPVEIREVSVEKKGNSHKNSPHFYRKGTTPPHSPVTSPVATPPPSPHSGKKKGQPANSTSRKTSKEEKPSRKTSKEEKSSHKTSKDERSSRKLSKEERPAITDGPKSSHVHVEASNKPTNIQQPTPASAPSPNPPTMPVNGQLHTEYHSYYVKTPTRVQPPPEPEEDIEGEPSVLELARMAPPPHKSYSIPPPKPASIRENKSDPKLRKQDSLKPKSLADTKKASMEIAENMEETGPNSVLVAMVMLLNIGLAIIFVHFLT
- the jph1a gene encoding junctophilin-1a isoform X3; translated protein: MTGGRFDFDDGGTYCGGWEDGKAHGHGICTGPKGQGEYAGSWSHGFEIVGVYTWPSGNTYRGYWSQGKRHGLGVENKGKWMYRGEWSHGFKGRYGIRQSHNTPARYDGTWSNGLQDGYGIETYGDGGTYQGQWMGGMRHGYGVRQSVPYGMATVIRSPLRTSLASLRSEQSNGAVLQDLSSPADMPTGSRGGFVLNFHSDSEVVTASPARRAAMQP